The genomic region GCGTCGCCGAGGCCTGCGCGACCGGGCTCTGCTCACCGGACGCGGTGTAGTCGATGCGCCACAACCCGGCTCCCGGCAGCGGTTTGTTGTCGTCCCAGCCCGTGCCCCAGGTCAGCAGGTACATCGACCCGTCAGGGCCGAACTTCGCGTCCATCGGCGAGGCGAAGGACATGTTCGACAGGAAGTTGTTGATTTTCAACAGGTTCCCGGACGAGTCGAGCCGGAACTCCCACATCCGGTTGCGCGACCACTCGCCGAAGAACGGCGTCTGGTCGAAGTAGGCCGGGAACTTCGTGGTGGACGGGTTGTTCGGGTTGTACTGGTAGGCGGGGAACGCCATCGGTGCCTCGCCGCCGGTGCCCATCTCGGGCCACACGTTGCCGTTGGACCCGTTGCCGTACCACATGTCCGCCGCGCGAGCCGCGGGCAAGGTGGTGAGACCGGTGTTGTTCGGCGAGTTGTTCACCGGCGCCGCGCAGTTGAACTTGGCACCGGAGGTGTTGTTGGCGAAGTTCCAGTCGTTGTAGGCGATGTTGTTCGCCACGCAGTACGGCCAGCCGTAGTTGCCGGGCGACTTGATGACGTTCCACTCCACCAGGCCCGCGGGACCGCGGTTGGGGTTGTCCGAGCCCGCGTCCGGGCCGTAGTCGGCCGCGTAGACCACGCCGGTGGTCGGGTGCACGCTGAAGCGGAACGCGTTGCGGAAGCCCATCGCGTAGATCTCCGGCCGGGTCCTGGCCGTGCCCGGCGCGAACATGTTGCCCGCCGGGACCGTGTAGGTGCCGTCGGCCTCCGGGTGGATCCGCAGGATCTTGCCGCGCAGGTCGTTGGTGTTGGCCGCGGTGCCCTGCGCGTCGTAGAGCGACCGGCCGGAGCGCTCGTCGATCGGCGCGTAGCCTGCCGAGTCGCCGTTGGGGTTCGTGTCGTCGCCGACGCTGATGTAGAGGTTGCCGTTCGGACCGAACGCGAGCTGACCACCGGTGTGGCCCGGTTCCTCCCGCCGCGACGCGGGCAGGGTCAGCAGGACCTTCTCGGTCGAGGTGTCGAGCCGGTCGCCGTTCATCGTGAACCGGGAGATCCGCGCGATCTCCTGCGACCCGGACGGCGAGTAGTTCAGGTACACCCACCGGTTCGTGGCGAACGCCGGGTCGAGCGCGAGACCGACGAGACCGTCCTCCGAGGTCTGCCCGCCGCCGTAGACGCTGAGCGTGCCCGCGACGACCGTGCTCCTGGTGTCCGGCTTGTAGATCTTGAGGTTGCCGTTGTACTCGGTGAAGAACACCCGGCCGTCCGGTGCGACGTCGAGCGTGCTCGGCGCGATGGTGGAGCTGTCGAGCTGCACCTTCTGGAAGCTGCCCCACACCGTGGGACCGCAGTCGGCCGCCACCGTGCCACCGGCGGTCTCGACGCCGCCGGTGATGTGCTGGCGGAACAGGGGTTCGGAGTAGCTCGACGCCTGGTGCCCCATGCCGGTGGCCCACACCCGGCCGCCCTCGAAGTTGCGGCACCAGGAGATCGGGTGGTCGACGCCCATCCTGGACGGCCCGGGGTCGTAGGTCGACTCGTCCGCGGTGGCGAGCACGTGCACGTCACCGCGTGCGGAGCGGGTGAAGTTGTACCACTCCTCGGTGCGCGTCCACCGGTCAGGAAGACCGGCTCCGGACGGGTGCTTGCGGTCAGCGACCTTCACCGTGCCGGACACGATCGACGAGTGCTGCGTCATCGTCATGCCGAGCATCTGGTCCCACCACGGGAACTGCGACTCGATGTTCATGTCGGTGGCGTTGTGGATCGCGACCACGCCACCGCCGTTGCGCATGTACGTCTGCATCGCGGTGCGCTGCGCGGCGGTGTCCCACACCATGCCCGAGGTCTGCAGCATCACGACGACGTTGAACGTGGCGAGCGTGGCGTCGTTGAAGACCGACGCGTCCTCGCTCTTGGTGAGCTCCCAGCCGCGTTCGGCGGCCAGCTGCTCGAACATCGTGATGCCGGCGGGAATGGAGTCGTGCCGGTAGGCGCCCGAGGCGGTCTTCGAGAACAACAGGACATGCAGGCCGTGGGCTTGGGCCGGGGTTATCGGCACCACGAGCCCCATCACCACCAGCACACCGGCCACCACTGACAGTAATCGCGTGATTCTGCGTTGCATTGCCACTCCTCCGGGGTGGTGATGCGGTCGGCTAACAGGTGCGGGCGGCGGCGCGCAGGAAGGCCAGGCCTTCGACGGCGAGGGCGTCCGGTGACTCGGCCAGCGGCCGCCAGATCGAGGCGGCGGTGGCGATGGCGGCGTTGTCCGGGGTGAACGACTCGATGCAGAGCGCTCCTCGGTAGCCGGCCCCGGAGAGGGCGCCCAGCAGGGCCGGCCAGTCCTGGTGGTCGCGGCCCGGTGTGCCGCGGTCGTTGGCGCACACCTGCACGTGCGCGATCCGCGACCCGGCGGCGAGGACCGCCTTCGCCGGCGCCGCTTCCTCGATGTTGAGGTGGTAGGTGTCGAGTGCCAGCCCGCAGCCCTCGTCCGGCAGGCCCGCCAAGGCCTCCAGCGCCTGCTCCACCGTGTTCAGCAGGCTGGTCTCGTAGCGGTTCAACGGCTCCACGGCGACGCGGACGCCCTGTGCGGCGGCGTGCTCGACCACCGGTGTCAGGTTCGCGCGCAGCTCCGCGTACACCCGCGGCCGGTCGTCGACGCGCCACGTGCGGCCGACGGAGCTGTACGCGGGGCCGGCGATGACCGGGCTGCCCACGACCCCCGCGACGTCGACCACGTGCCGCAGGTAGTCCTGCGTCTCCCGCACGGTGCCGGCGGCGACCAGCTCGCGGCCCGGTGGCATGACGAGGCAGACCGTGGCGCGCAGGCCGAGCGCGGCCAGCAGGTCGGCGGCGCGGTGCGGGTCCCAGTCACCCGGCTGCTCGACCGGCAGCTCGATGACGTCGAACCCCCACTCGCGGACCTTCGGTGCGAGGGCGGCCAACCCGTCGTCGGTGAGCGGCGACGTCCAAACCCATGTGTTGACGCCAATGTCCCACATGAGTCTGAACGTAGGCCCGGTGATATGACCGGGTCAATGCAGAAGAGCGACGCTTCTGGCGTAACTTATGACGACTATCCGCCAAAAGTGCCGTGGACCTCTGCGGCGGCGGCTCCGGCAGCCACCGCACCCAGCCGGGCGTCCAGCACCTCCGGCGACAGCACGTGCCGCACGACCATCGCCGCCGCGCCGAGCGCACCGGCGGTCACCCCGGCGCCCGACGCGACGATCCTCAGGTCCTCCGTGGCCAGCGGCAACGACCGCCGGTAGATCGACTCGCGCACCCCGGCGAGCAGCATCTCCCCCGCTTCGGCGAGCAGCCCGCCGATGACCACGAGCGAGGGGTTGAACATGCTCACGCACCCGGCGAGCACCTCGCCGATGTCCCGGCCGGCCTGCCGCACGACCCGGCCCGCCTCGAGGTTGCCGGACCGCACCAGGTGGACGACGTCGGCCGTGGAGTGCGCGGGCAGGCCCAGCTCCCGCAGCTTCGCCGCCAGTGCGGGCCCGCCGGCGACCGCCTCCAGGCACTCGGTGTTGCCGCACCGGCACAGCACCTCACCGCCCTGCGGCACCCGGATGTGGCCGAGGTCGCCCGCCGCGCCCGCCGCACCGCGGTGCAGCACGCCGTTGCTGATCAGCCCGGCACCGATGCCGGTCGCCGCCTTCACCACGATCATGTGCCGCACGTCGGGGTGCGAGGCGGTGTGCTCGCCCAGCGCCATCAGGTTGACCTCGTTGTCGACGAGCACGGGCGCGTCGAACTCCGCCTCGATCGCCGCGGGCACGTCGAACCCGTCCCAGCCCGGCATGATCGGCGGGTTGTTCGGCCGCCCGGTGGAGTGCTCGACCGGGCCGGGCAACCCGATGCCGACACCGGCGATCTCGGCCGGGTCCACCGAGCTCAGCAGCTCCCGCCAGGTCGCCACCAGCAGCGGCAGGATCACCGCGGGCCCGTCCGCCACGTCGAGACCGACCTGCTCGACGGCGAGCAGGCGGCACCCGAGGTCCGCCACGGCGACGGTGGCATGCGTGGCGCCCACCTCGGCCGCCAGCACGAGGTGCGCGCCGGGGTTGAACCCGAACCGGCCGGCCGGGCGCCCGCCGGTGGACTCACCCGTGCCGTTGCCGGTCACCAGCCCCGCTGCCACGAGCAGGTCCAGCCTCGCCCGCACCGTGGAACGGGCCAGGCCGGTCGCCGCGACGATCTCCGCTCGGGTGCGCGGCCTGCCGTCCATCAGCATGCGCAGCACAGCGGCCGGCGAACCCGCCTCGATGCCCTGGGTGCTCTCCATCAGGCAATTGTCACATCGCCACCGAAAGTCCGGGTGCAGCTGTCATGGCCGCGTGTCATCGCCGCCCGAACCCGTGGCGTCGCGGTGCCGCGCGAACAACGTCGTGTAGTCGGCCTCCAGTCCGGCCAGTGCGGTGCGCAGCGCCTGGTGCACCCACCCGGTCGGCGACCCGTACCGGTCCAGCTTGGTGAGCAGCAACAGCCGGGTCGCACCGATGACGA from Lentzea guizhouensis harbors:
- a CDS encoding sugar phosphate isomerase/epimerase family protein is translated as MWDIGVNTWVWTSPLTDDGLAALAPKVREWGFDVIELPVEQPGDWDPHRAADLLAALGLRATVCLVMPPGRELVAAGTVRETQDYLRHVVDVAGVVGSPVIAGPAYSSVGRTWRVDDRPRVYAELRANLTPVVEHAAAQGVRVAVEPLNRYETSLLNTVEQALEALAGLPDEGCGLALDTYHLNIEEAAPAKAVLAAGSRIAHVQVCANDRGTPGRDHQDWPALLGALSGAGYRGALCIESFTPDNAAIATAASIWRPLAESPDALAVEGLAFLRAAARTC
- a CDS encoding ThuA domain-containing protein, encoding MQRRITRLLSVVAGVLVVMGLVVPITPAQAHGLHVLLFSKTASGAYRHDSIPAGITMFEQLAAERGWELTKSEDASVFNDATLATFNVVVMLQTSGMVWDTAAQRTAMQTYMRNGGGVVAIHNATDMNIESQFPWWDQMLGMTMTQHSSIVSGTVKVADRKHPSGAGLPDRWTRTEEWYNFTRSARGDVHVLATADESTYDPGPSRMGVDHPISWCRNFEGGRVWATGMGHQASSYSEPLFRQHITGGVETAGGTVAADCGPTVWGSFQKVQLDSSTIAPSTLDVAPDGRVFFTEYNGNLKIYKPDTRSTVVAGTLSVYGGGQTSEDGLVGLALDPAFATNRWVYLNYSPSGSQEIARISRFTMNGDRLDTSTEKVLLTLPASRREEPGHTGGQLAFGPNGNLYISVGDDTNPNGDSAGYAPIDERSGRSLYDAQGTAANTNDLRGKILRIHPEADGTYTVPAGNMFAPGTARTRPEIYAMGFRNAFRFSVHPTTGVVYAADYGPDAGSDNPNRGPAGLVEWNVIKSPGNYGWPYCVANNIAYNDWNFANNTSGAKFNCAAPVNNSPNNTGLTTLPAARAADMWYGNGSNGNVWPEMGTGGEAPMAFPAYQYNPNNPSTTKFPAYFDQTPFFGEWSRNRMWEFRLDSSGNLLKINNFLSNMSFASPMDAKFGPDGSMYLLTWGTGWDDNKPLPGAGLWRIDYTASGEQSPVAQASATPLSGGSPLTVRFSSAGSSDPGGSALTYRWVFGDGTTSAEANPTHTYTGRGRFTAQLTVTNAKGKTGTANVTVTSGNTEPVVRFTGPANGGMVNFGDTVPYTVSVTDPEDGTIDCSRVTVQSNMGHDSHKHPIGSPASGCTGTLQTSVDSGHQGLNVHVIGSAEYTDGGASGVPALTGGAQVVLQPKQKQAEFFTGQSGVRVVSQPGAESGARIGDIGNGDWISFTPVSFTGINQVSFRVSAPSGGGGTIELRSGSPTGALVASAPVSSTGGWDNYVSLPAVNVTAPSGSVELFAVFRTSSSTSFDLDSITYVGPGVGTGGGGGGAKEIVGASGKCVDVNGASSTDGAKVQLWTCNGGANQKWTQNGTTVRALDKCLEVTGNSQTDGTAVRLWTCNGGSGQNWTAQSDGTIRNGSKCLDANGAGSADGTQLIIWTCHSGTNQRWTFR
- a CDS encoding ROK family transcriptional regulator, which produces MESTQGIEAGSPAAVLRMLMDGRPRTRAEIVAATGLARSTVRARLDLLVAAGLVTGNGTGESTGGRPAGRFGFNPGAHLVLAAEVGATHATVAVADLGCRLLAVEQVGLDVADGPAVILPLLVATWRELLSSVDPAEIAGVGIGLPGPVEHSTGRPNNPPIMPGWDGFDVPAAIEAEFDAPVLVDNEVNLMALGEHTASHPDVRHMIVVKAATGIGAGLISNGVLHRGAAGAAGDLGHIRVPQGGEVLCRCGNTECLEAVAGGPALAAKLRELGLPAHSTADVVHLVRSGNLEAGRVVRQAGRDIGEVLAGCVSMFNPSLVVIGGLLAEAGEMLLAGVRESIYRRSLPLATEDLRIVASGAGVTAGALGAAAMVVRHVLSPEVLDARLGAVAAGAAAAEVHGTFGG